From Harpia harpyja isolate bHarHar1 chromosome 21, bHarHar1 primary haplotype, whole genome shotgun sequence, one genomic window encodes:
- the HMOX2 gene encoding heme oxygenase 2 — MPSAMEGSEGGEEGEILHYEETEDDNVSPTDLSELLKEGTKESHDHAENTQFVKDFLKGRIKKELFKLATAALYFTYSALEEEIDRNKDNPVFAPLYFPLELHRREALVKDLKYFYGEDWKEKIQCSEATQHYVDRIHHVGQHEPELLVAHAYTRYMGDLSGGQVLKKVAQRALKLPSTEEGIQFYMFDNVSNAQQFKQLYRARMNALDLDRNTRERIVEEANRAFRLNMQVFDELDKIGRSLTEEAQDGGLPVHDGKGDLRKCPYYTDKLGKAGPGCPCHAAMALAKQPLVQLILAACVAVAAGAAAWYIM; from the exons TCCCACTGacctttcagagctgctgaaggagggGACTAAGGAATCCCACGACCATGCGGAGAACACTCAGTTTGTCAAAGACTTTCTGAAAGGACGGATCAAGAAGGAGCTCTTCAAG CTGGCCACGGCGGCACTTTACTTCACATACTCTGCTCTGGAAGAGGAAATAGATCGCAACAAGGACAACCCAGTCTTTGCTCCTCTGTATTTCCCCCTAGAGCTTCACCGGAGAGAAGCGTTGGTCAAAGACCTGAAATACTTCTATGGAGAAGACTGGAAAGAGAAGATCCAGTGTTCAGAGGCAACTCAGCACTATGTCGACAGAATCCATCATGTGGGACAGCACGAGCCAGAGCTGCTAGTGGCTCATGCTTACACACGCTATATGGGAGACCTCTCAGGTGGCCAAGTGCTGAAGAAGGTAGCCCAGAGGGCCTTGAAGTTGCCCAGTACTGAGGAAGGGATCCAATTCTACATGTTTGACAATGTTTCCAATGCACAGCAGTTCAAGCAGCTCTACAGAGCAAGGATGAATGCTCTAGACTTGGACAGGAACACCAGGGAAAGGATTGTGGAAGAGGCCAACCGAGCCTTCAGACTCAACATGCAG GTATTTGATGAACTGGACAAGATTGGCAGGTCGCTGACAGAAGAAGCCCAGGACGGAGGCCTTCCAGTCCACGACGGAAAAGGAGACCTACGCAAATGCCCTTACTACACAGACAAACTAG GCAAGGCAGGACCCGGCTGCCCCTGTCACGCTGCCATGGCCCTGGCAAAGCAGCCCCTAGTGCAGCTGATCCTGGCAGCCTGCGTGGctgtggcagcaggagcagcagcctggtACATCATGTGA